In the genome of Struthio camelus isolate bStrCam1 chromosome 22, bStrCam1.hap1, whole genome shotgun sequence, the window AGGGAAAACTGAACTCTTTCATCTCTATGCACAACTGTCATTTAGAAGCTTCTCCTCAGCTACACTACAGATCAAAGAGACTATGTTTTTGTGCACCTACTTCTTGTTCTTTGATGCTTTCCCTTGTTGTAATCTGAAGAGTAAGTTGTTTCAAAGCAGTGAGCGTACTGAAAAGGAAAGTTCATACTTAGCGTGGCTAAACATAAGTAAACATTAGCATAATACTAATGCTATCTGCATAGAAGCAAACTTTAGCATTTTATATCTTACAAGAAGACCAAAGCACCTGCAATTACGCTAGCTCTTGAAAGACAGGCTAAGGTAAGATAACAAAGCCTGGGTGACTCCTTTTGACTCACCGTAAAGGGCAAAACACTGAAGGGCACAGAGAAGACAGCTGGATTGGGGCCATCTTCAGAAGGAATAAAACAGAGAGATGACACAAAAAGCCATTTCTCAAGTCTGCGCTCCTGGGGTGGGACCACCGTAAGGCCCTAAGCCGAGGGCgaagaaaaggagcaaaaggacTGTTGCCTTTCCCTACTTTTAAAGACCAGGAGCAAAGACTAGGAGCAGGGCGGCACAACGGGATGCTACTCCTGGAAGCACCTGTGCCGCAGACACGGCAGGGATAGCCGGATAAAGCCCTGCGTCCATGACAAACGAAGTGACCGAGGAGCATCTCAGCTGAGACTCGCGATGGCCGCTCTCAGGGGAAAAGCGGGAGCGCCTACCTGGGAAGGAAGGGGCTTGGGCTGCACGATTTTCTGGATATCGTACCGCTCCTCGTTCCAGTTCCCTATGTGGGTTTTGTGCGAATAATCGCTTTCGTTGGTGGTGCACCTCCAGCCGAACTGGGAAAACTTGGCGGTGGGGCTCCAGTCCGCCCACACCTCCCCGTGGCCGGTGGCGCGCACCAGCGAGCCGCAGCCAGGGTGCCACGGCCCTGCCCGGGCCATGCGCCCGCAGGGAAACCCCTGCGGCAGAAAGCGGCCGACAGGGACGACCACCTTCCTCTCCGAAGCGCTACTTGTTGACAGGGGACCCCTGGGGGTAATTCAGCCCCTCAGACGGGGCAGAGAGCTTGGGCCGCTTGCGCAAGGCCGGGCACGGGCGCCCCTTCGCCGCCTTCAACCGCCaacggccgctgccgcccgcccccggctcctcggggcggcgccgcggcgccatCTTGTGCcgcaagcggcggcggcggcgccgcgccgacatggggccggggcgccgcgtccTGCTCCTCGGCGAGGGCAACTTCTCCTTCGCCGCCGCCCtctgcggagccgccgccgcctcccgcctcgTGGCCACCTGCTACGAGGGCGAAGAGGACGTGTCCGGGCGGCCGCTGGCGGCCGCAAACCTCCGGCGGCTGCGGGAGAGCGGtgaggcggcgccgcgggggccggggcagaggcggCCGCCACCGGCAAGTGGGCTGGGCAggcctgtggggtttttttatttttttcccttcttcttcttcattaCATGTATGCCCGGAAGTTGAAGTTGTGCTGCAGGTCGACTGTCTTAACAGCCCGGTTTAGTCTTTCTCTTTTAATGCAGTTTAGCGGTTACCTTTGTTTAAAAACTTTCCGTAACTTAAAATGTCAgattcttctttttgtttgcctttgagGAGCCGAAGTTCTGTTTTCTGTGGACTGCACCAAGCTGAGGGACTACTTTTTACCAGCAGACGGAGCGTTTTCCTGTATTTATTTCAACTTCCCTCACTGTGGAAGGAAAGCTGGGGTGATGAAGAACAGAGCGCTGCTTGCCCAGTTTTTCTCTAGGTGAGCAGAGTTAGCTCTCTGCAAACTGACTGCTGCGAGACAGCCTTCTAGCCCCGTTACAGAGCCCCATTTCACTAGCACTACGCAACTCCTGAGCACACTAGTAAATTTTTCTTACTGCCCGGCTTTCCTTCTAGCTGTGCAGAAGTGCTGGCAGAGAAAGGTGAGGTCCATGTGGCGCTTTGCAACGGGCAGGGTGGGACACCCGCTGATCGGCCAAGGAGAGCATGGCACAACAGCTGGCAAATAGTGGCAATGGCGGCAGGAGCCAGATTTATCTTGAGCGATGTTCATCCCTTCAACGCAGAGAATATCCATGGATATAAATGTACTGGATACAGGTAACTGCCATGTGATAAAACTCAAAAGCTGATACTAATGCTTTCATAATGCCTGGCACCATCATATCTTCCTTTAGTCTGCTGTTTCctggagagagagaaactcaCTTTAGTATTCCTTAAAATAGCTACTAATCTCTTTTGTCTCTAAGGAGAATAGTTAAGATTAAAATTCAAGCTTCTTGAGAAAGCATCCTCCAGAAATAAGATGATTTTAGGATTTTAAAGGTCCAAGTGATCCATTTCAGAACAAACGTCAATCTTGCCTTAAAGACAGCAAAGGAGCTATGGTAGGTGTATCTGCCTAGCAGACAATCGTAGAATCATAGCCTCCTCGATGgtgttggcagggacctctggagatcatctagtcctgccctgcagctcaaagcagggctggCCAGGGCAGGTTGCTTAGAGCCATGTCCCATTGGAtgttgagtatctccaaggatggagactccactacttctctgaATAACCTCTGCTGGCTTTTGACCACCCACAGTAAAAACACCGTAGCATTTTGCTCGCCTCCTAACAAGACCTGGCATTCAGCAATAGGTACATACATTAGTGTTAGGCTCAGTAGGTTTCTTCAGGTTATCTGTGTCACTGTGCACACTTCTGACACATTAAATATACAGATTTGTCAATGACTTTGCTGTGCTTTTATATATTGCCAGGAGTCAAGATAAATCCTTCAGTATAGAAGGTGCTTTAAACCACGTTTTCACACGAAGCACGCCACTTCCACCTCTCAAACCTATGATCTGCCAGATGGAACTGGGAAGCAGAAGAGTTTCTTTTCAAGTGCCACAGGTACTTGTGGATAAAATTAACAGGTAGGTATTATAATTAGCAAGTGTTTGGCAGTAACACACCCTACAGCATATATGACTAGCTTGACTCTCAGATAAAATGGAGTTGCTTCacgctccctcctttcccccttacagaatttccttttccatttcttctggaAGTCTGCTTTGAGTTGGCTTTTGGTCGTGGCCTGTTCCAAATAAGTCTACAGAAGAAAGGGCACTTTCTGAGTAAGACTGAGGCAGTGAATACTTTGCACACAGGAATAAAGATAAATGTTTTAATATGTCACGCAGAAGCTTGGAAGGAATTTGGGCGTTGACTTGATGTCTGCTAATACTGCAAAACAAAAGCTAGCTAGGATGAGAAGGGCTAAACTTTTAGGTGAACTACTGCAGACTCTGGAGAATGTCTGGGGCTAATGTCTGCATTTGATTAACTGCCTTAACCTGGTGATGCCAATGCTGAGCAGCAGCCTCGTGATGCTTGCTAAGTTGCTTTCCACAAGCCAAAGTGCAGTTAATCCTTGACTGCAACGCAAACCCCAGTGTCTTGAAAATGCGTTAGCAGTTATTATGCCTCCTTGTTCAGGTGGCTCCTGAAAACAGGTTTAACATCTGAGATCACTTTGGGTAAATTGTCACCCTCAAATTAGGATCACAGGATGGCATTTCAAGCAAATCGGAGTGGTGTCTGTAATGTGCCATGTTGTTTTTCACAGGGGTTTCCTAGAACTAAACTCAGATCATCCAGTAAGAACAGTCAAGGAGAAGCTCACTGCAGTGCTCAGGCAAGCCTTTCCGATACAAAGCATTgactgctgccttcctctcctccaccaaggTCACATCAGTGGTGTTTGTCACTCAAATGTCTTTTGGATAGTTCCCAGCCCAGAGGAGAATGCATGCACTGAGCAAATGGCTAATGGACCGGCAAATGCAGTGTTATTTTCCCACGCTGATTTTTGCAAGGACACAGATGAGAATGGCTGGATGAAGGTACAAGAGGGCAACCTCATTTCAGAACAGATTTGTCTTAGACCTTCCCTGCTGCTCTACGTTCAGACGCTAATAGAAAGAGCAACCTTTCTGCCTGGGACTCTTTATGTTCTTTCTGGGCCTGTTTTCAGGAAGTGTCCCATCTCTCCTCACTCTCTGCCTGTTTTTCACGAGGCAGTGTTTTTATGTGCAGTTGACAAGGGTATGGAGAACAGCTGTATCCAGATGTTGGCGGATACCATTAGGAGCGGCATACATTCCCTTCACCAGACTGTTTCTGGTTGTAAATTGAACATCACTCTGCAGGAAGCAACAAGCTTTGAAACAACGGAGCTAAATGACTTTGCCGCTTTTGAAGCTCAGGTTACTAAAATTCAGCACTTTGTCTGTGTGGAAACGGATGCTTTAGGCTCCTGTGAGAAGGGCTGCTGTGTGGGATCCACGAGCACAGCTCGTGATGGCCCAAAGAGCAGCGATTTGGTGGCTGTGTTTGCATCAGTGAATCTCGACCTCCTAGCCATGCTGATCTGTGGAATAGCAGACTGGCGAATGCTCTGGACATCAGATGAGCGCTTCCTCAGTCAGTTTCCTGGAGGAGAGTTAAGGGTTTTCAAGAGTTTTTCTCTCTATCCCCCTTCCTACGTGCATGATGTCAGCTTTTGGGTTCCTGATGGGGAGCAGTTCGATGAAGTTGCTTTTCATACTATTGCCAGGCAGGTGTCACGTGAAACAGTTGTATCCATCCAGTTAATTGATAGTTTCCAGCAGTCAGAGACTGGACGGAAGAGCCTCTGCTACAGACTGACCTATCAGTCCTGTGACAAGGCACTGAGCTGCCAGGAGGTGGCAGAGATGCAGCTGCTTTTTCGGGAGGAAATACGGCAGTGCTTGCGCGTGACTCTTCGGTAGACCATTGTAGACTGTCTTTAGCCTTTTCAGCACCACCTATGATTGTTGCTGTCCTGGAAAGTGTGGACTGCATCGTGTTAAACCTAACACTGTGTGTTGTTGCAATGCCTTTTGTAAAGGTGCTGTGGACCTAACTGATGCATCTGCATgcgttttaaatatgaaaattccCGTTGAAGGTAACAAAGACCATGTGCCTTCCTATTTTCTGTGTCTGTAATGCAATGTTTTTAAGTGGAAGCTTGCTTTATGAGGTTCCTGTAATAGCTATGAAACTGGAATTCCTCTACTTACTGATGCCAATTCACTCTTCCTAGTGCTGCTTATGTTCACCCAGCCCCTTGCAGTGATGGCTACTGTATCAAGTGTGCTGAACCTGAGCTTTGTGACTAGTTCAAAAAGGTTGTGTGGAGTCTGAGCACTAAACATCCCATGGAGCAGGTGCTTAGTTCCTGTCAGTGCTCACTATTTGcgaggtctgccctgtgcagctCTTTCCAGGAGAAGGAAGGCCAGCGTGGGGATAAGCCCCATACGACTATCTCAATTCACTGGGTAGGTTATTAGATAGTAGTTATTTCATTAATAGCTAATATAGACAGTAATTACGAATGATAATTCTGTGATTAGATTCCAATAGAtactaacattttaaaaactgtactATGAGGTGCTACTATATTAATGGCTCCAATAGATATTAATAGGTACTACTAGGTAACTCTAGTCATAGATTGTGTTCCTGGAATCTGTTCAATTCTATGAGGTACGTGTATAAATAGTTACAGTGGATGCTGAGTGGTCTTTCTATGAATGCATTCTGAGAGGGTACAGATGATTTTAGTAGTAATTACTACAGCTACTCTAGATATTCTTAGACAGTATTAGGAAATTGCATTAATAGCATCAATGCATATG includes:
- the CFAP68 gene encoding cilia- and flagella-associated protein 68; this encodes MARAGPWHPGCGSLVRATGHGEVWADWSPTAKFSQFGWRCTTNESDYSHKTHIGNWNEERYDIQKIVQPKPLPSQYAHCFETTYSSDYNKGKHQRTRRFTREPHWFPGHQPELEPPPFKPTAPSCYMIDYRPPHGNISFAGVRGSGEEREGVGKATVKIQTVLPE
- the FDXACB1 gene encoding ferredoxin-fold anticodon-binding domain-containing protein 1 isoform X2; amino-acid sequence: MKNRALLAQFFSSCAEVLAEKGEVHVALCNGQGGTPADRPRRAWHNSWQIVAMAAGARFILSDVHPFNAENIHGYKCTGYRSQDKSFSIEGALNHVFTRSTPLPPLKPMICQMELGSRRVSFQVPQVLVDKINRGFLELNSDHPVRTVKEKLTAVLRQAFPIQSIDCCLPLLHQGHISGVCHSNVFWIVPSPEENACTEQMANGPANAVLFSHADFCKDTDENGWMKVQEGNLISEQICLRPSLLLYVQTLIERATFLPGTLYVLSGPVFRKCPISPHSLPVFHEAVFLCAVDKGMENSCIQMLADTIRSGIHSLHQTVSGCKLNITLQEATSFETTELNDFAAFEAQVTKIQHFVCVETDALGSCEKGCCVGSTSTARDGPKSSDLVAVFASVNLDLLAMLICGIADWRMLWTSDERFLSQFPGGELRVFKSFSLYPPSYVHDVSFWVPDGEQFDEVAFHTIARQVSRETVVSIQLIDSFQQSETGRKSLCYRLTYQSCDKALSCQEVAEMQLLFREEIRQCLRVTLR
- the FDXACB1 gene encoding ferredoxin-fold anticodon-binding domain-containing protein 1 isoform X1 — translated: MGPGRRVLLLGEGNFSFAAALCGAAAASRLVATCYEGEEDVSGRPLAAANLRRLRESGAEVLFSVDCTKLRDYFLPADGAFSCIYFNFPHCGRKAGVMKNRALLAQFFSSCAEVLAEKGEVHVALCNGQGGTPADRPRRAWHNSWQIVAMAAGARFILSDVHPFNAENIHGYKCTGYRSQDKSFSIEGALNHVFTRSTPLPPLKPMICQMELGSRRVSFQVPQVLVDKINRGFLELNSDHPVRTVKEKLTAVLRQAFPIQSIDCCLPLLHQGHISGVCHSNVFWIVPSPEENACTEQMANGPANAVLFSHADFCKDTDENGWMKVQEGNLISEQICLRPSLLLYVQTLIERATFLPGTLYVLSGPVFRKCPISPHSLPVFHEAVFLCAVDKGMENSCIQMLADTIRSGIHSLHQTVSGCKLNITLQEATSFETTELNDFAAFEAQVTKIQHFVCVETDALGSCEKGCCVGSTSTARDGPKSSDLVAVFASVNLDLLAMLICGIADWRMLWTSDERFLSQFPGGELRVFKSFSLYPPSYVHDVSFWVPDGEQFDEVAFHTIARQVSRETVVSIQLIDSFQQSETGRKSLCYRLTYQSCDKALSCQEVAEMQLLFREEIRQCLRVTLR